One genomic window of Wolbachia endosymbiont (group B) of Eucosma cana includes the following:
- the ctaD gene encoding cytochrome c oxidase subunit I, which yields MSDVPKGIRRWLFSTNHKDIGTLYIIFSILAGIIGGLLSVIIRTQLMHINILNNNYQLYNVMITGHAVIMVFFMIMPALMGGFGNWFVPLMIGAPDMAFPRMNNLSFWLLVSSFILLILSVFAGEGPGTGWTLYPPLSQIMSHPSAGVDLAILALHIAGMSSIVGAINFIVTIFNMRAKGMSLTKIPLFVWSILLTSFMLIVALPVLAGAITMLLTDRNIGTSFFDPAGGGDPVLFQHLFWFFGHPEVYIIIFPAFGIISQIVSTFSHRPVFGYMGMVYAMIGIATFGFMVWAHHMFTVGLSEDAAIFFSTSTIFIGVITGVKVFSWIATMWGGAIELKTPMLFALGFIFMFVGGGITGIILSHGGIDKLLHDTYYVVAHFHYVMSLAALFGAFAGFYYWIGKMSGKQYNECLGKIHFWLTFISTNVTFLPQHFLGLAGMPRRIPDYPDAFIPWNYISSIGSYMSFLSVMFFVFIVIHLFKWGKKTGDNPWEGDTLEWTVSSPPPFHTFEKPPVIK from the coding sequence ATGAGTGATGTACCAAAAGGTATAAGACGTTGGCTGTTTTCTACTAATCACAAAGATATAGGGACACTATACATTATTTTTTCCATATTAGCTGGAATTATTGGTGGATTATTATCGGTAATTATTCGTACTCAGCTAATGCACATTAATATACTTAACAATAATTACCAGCTATATAACGTAATGATTACAGGGCATGCGGTAATAATGGTGTTTTTTATGATAATGCCAGCCTTAATGGGAGGATTTGGTAATTGGTTCGTACCTCTCATGATTGGTGCACCAGATATGGCATTTCCTCGTATGAATAATTTAAGTTTTTGGTTGTTAGTTTCATCTTTTATTTTGCTTATCCTCTCGGTATTTGCTGGCGAAGGTCCTGGAACAGGATGGACTTTATACCCACCTTTGTCGCAAATTATGTCCCACCCAAGTGCAGGAGTTGATCTTGCTATACTTGCACTTCATATTGCTGGTATGTCATCAATTGTTGGGGCGATCAACTTTATAGTTACCATATTCAATATGCGTGCAAAAGGTATGTCACTAACTAAGATACCACTATTTGTTTGGTCTATTTTACTCACGTCATTTATGTTAATTGTTGCCTTACCGGTACTTGCTGGTGCTATAACTATGCTGCTCACTGATCGTAATATAGGTACCTCCTTTTTTGATCCTGCTGGTGGTGGTGATCCTGTGTTATTTCAACATCTGTTTTGGTTTTTTGGTCATCCAGAAGTTTACATAATTATTTTTCCTGCATTTGGTATCATCAGTCAGATTGTGTCAACTTTTTCTCATAGGCCAGTATTTGGTTATATGGGAATGGTTTATGCCATGATAGGAATAGCAACGTTTGGCTTCATGGTTTGGGCTCACCATATGTTTACTGTTGGGCTTAGCGAGGATGCTGCTATATTTTTTAGCACTAGCACAATTTTCATTGGTGTTATAACTGGTGTAAAAGTCTTTAGTTGGATTGCAACTATGTGGGGTGGAGCGATTGAATTGAAGACACCAATGCTGTTTGCATTAGGTTTTATTTTCATGTTTGTTGGAGGTGGTATAACCGGAATAATTCTTTCTCACGGTGGAATAGATAAGCTTTTGCACGATACCTATTATGTCGTTGCTCACTTTCACTATGTCATGTCGCTTGCTGCATTATTTGGAGCTTTCGCCGGTTTTTATTATTGGATAGGCAAAATGTCAGGTAAGCAATATAACGAGTGTTTAGGAAAGATACACTTTTGGCTCACTTTTATTAGCACCAATGTCACTTTCTTACCCCAGCATTTCCTGGGATTAGCAGGTATGCCAAGGCGTATACCTGATTATCCCGACGCGTTTATCCCTTGGAATTATATATCCTCAATTGGCTCATATATGTCCTTTCTTTCAGTTATGTTTTTTGTATTTATAGTTATACATCTCTTTAAGTGGGGCAAAAAAACTGGAGATAATCCTTGGGAAGGTGACACTTTAGAATGGACGGTATCTTCACCACCGCCTTTTCATACTTTTGAAAAACCACCAGTGATAAAATAG
- the lpdA gene encoding dihydrolipoyl dehydrogenase yields the protein MTDYDLIIIGGGPGGYKCAIAAAKLGLKVACIDKNSIFGGTCLRVGCIPSKALLHSSYQYASAKNNLSKLGIKVKDVSLDLKEMLGYKDARVQELGKGIEYLFNLYKITKINGLGKITSFDQDNLEVSVEGKVLKAKNIVIATGSDVSSLPGIDIDEKNIISSTGALSLTEVPKKLVVIGAGAIGLEMSSVWNRLGSEVTVVEFFDRIAAAMDSELSKSLLSSLQKQGIKFLLSTKVEEIKQSSNSLSVKVCSVKDNQINTIEADKVLVAAGRKPCTDGLGIDEKMEKDNRGFVQVNNRYETNVKGIFAIGDVIGGAMLAHKAEEEGVAVAEILARQLPHVDYEIIPSVIYTHPAVSSIGKTEEELKSAGRKYKVGKCQFAANGRAKVTDDAEGFVKVLTCSKADTILGVHIIGAYADTLINEAAVAMAYGAAAEDIYRICHSHPDINEAFRDACIDAFFKK from the coding sequence ATGACTGATTATGATTTGATTATTATAGGTGGTGGTCCAGGTGGTTACAAATGCGCTATTGCTGCTGCAAAACTTGGACTCAAAGTTGCTTGTATAGACAAAAATAGCATTTTTGGTGGCACGTGTTTGCGAGTTGGGTGTATACCATCAAAAGCATTACTCCATTCCTCTTATCAGTATGCTAGCGCGAAAAATAATCTATCAAAACTTGGCATAAAAGTTAAGGATGTAAGTCTCGATTTGAAAGAAATGCTAGGCTATAAAGACGCTAGAGTTCAAGAACTTGGAAAAGGCATAGAATATCTGTTTAACCTTTACAAAATTACTAAGATCAATGGACTTGGAAAAATTACTTCTTTTGATCAAGACAACCTTGAAGTTTCAGTTGAAGGTAAGGTACTGAAGGCAAAAAATATAGTAATTGCAACTGGTTCTGATGTTAGTTCTCTACCAGGAATTGATATTGATGAGAAAAATATCATTTCATCAACTGGTGCATTGTCTTTAACTGAAGTACCAAAAAAACTTGTTGTAATTGGAGCTGGGGCAATAGGACTTGAAATGTCTTCTGTGTGGAATAGGCTAGGCTCTGAAGTTACTGTAGTAGAGTTTTTTGATAGAATCGCTGCAGCAATGGATAGCGAACTAAGTAAGTCTTTACTTTCTAGTCTACAAAAGCAGGGAATAAAATTTTTACTCAGCACCAAAGTTGAAGAGATAAAACAAAGTAGTAACTCTTTGAGTGTGAAAGTTTGCTCTGTAAAAGATAATCAAATAAACACTATAGAGGCGGATAAGGTATTGGTGGCAGCAGGACGCAAACCATGTACTGATGGTCTTGGTATTGATGAAAAAATGGAAAAAGATAATCGTGGTTTCGTTCAAGTTAACAACAGATATGAAACTAATGTGAAAGGAATATTTGCTATTGGTGATGTGATTGGTGGAGCAATGCTTGCTCACAAAGCTGAGGAAGAAGGGGTGGCAGTTGCAGAGATACTAGCAAGGCAATTGCCTCACGTTGATTATGAAATCATACCGTCAGTCATTTACACCCACCCTGCAGTTTCTTCAATCGGTAAAACTGAAGAAGAACTAAAAAGTGCTGGTCGAAAGTATAAAGTTGGTAAATGTCAATTTGCTGCAAACGGTAGAGCAAAAGTCACTGACGATGCTGAGGGATTCGTGAAAGTTCTGACTTGTAGCAAAGCAGATACAATACTCGGTGTACATATCATAGGAGCATACGCTGATACGCTAATCAATGAAGCAGCGGTTGCAATGGCATATGGTGCAGCAGCAGAGGATATATACAGAATTTGTCACTCTCATCCTGATATAAATGAAGCCTTTAGGGATGCGTGCATCGATGCTTTCTTTAAAAAGTAA
- a CDS encoding HlyD family type I secretion periplasmic adaptor subunit, whose protein sequence is MSKLKKLSAGLSLTGLIGGDDIDMQGAGNRKKKYQFLDKTFAWIDAMINFIFKRESNNINEVLKVTWGPLFFGLVVIFIFFGIGGIWSAIAPIDGAVHASGEVIVSSNRKIVQHLGGGIISKILVKEGQTVKKDEPLVLLSDVNEKANLSIIKEKLLSFLATEARLIAIRGDLDTLEFSDEVKRLSNDELVNKAIKNQVKLFNSQRKSILGKTDILQQRIKQLNDELAGLNFQLNAAHKQYDLITEELETKRQLLDSGHISKPHILALEKQFAEIEGRVGHYRSAISQVQQKIGENELEIINVKNDAQERANAELKEVNTSIADLKERLMVAEDSLARTIIKSPQDGIVTDIRYHTEGGVIQSGVPIMSIVPSDDDLIIDAKVLTRNIEEILSAKKKDSNIVSIDGLEGLKVKVRLSAYSARRLSLINGIVNHISPDALDDPRMGRYYSVRVVIPKSELAQFKNVYLYPGMPAEVYIVTQSRTLLSFLFTPIIATFDRSFIER, encoded by the coding sequence ATGAGTAAGTTAAAAAAACTTAGTGCTGGACTTTCTTTGACAGGCCTGATTGGTGGCGATGATATAGATATGCAAGGGGCAGGAAATAGAAAGAAGAAATATCAATTTTTGGATAAGACGTTCGCATGGATTGATGCGATGATAAATTTTATTTTTAAACGTGAGAGTAATAACATAAATGAAGTCCTAAAAGTCACATGGGGACCACTATTTTTTGGTTTAGTGGTAATATTCATCTTTTTTGGAATAGGTGGTATTTGGTCGGCTATAGCTCCAATTGATGGAGCAGTGCATGCAAGTGGAGAAGTTATTGTCTCTTCAAATAGAAAAATAGTTCAACACTTGGGTGGGGGAATAATAAGCAAAATTTTAGTAAAAGAAGGTCAAACAGTTAAAAAAGATGAGCCTTTAGTTTTATTAAGTGATGTTAACGAAAAGGCAAATTTGAGTATAATTAAAGAAAAACTCTTATCATTTTTGGCAACTGAAGCAAGACTTATTGCAATTAGGGGAGACTTAGATACGCTAGAATTTTCTGATGAGGTTAAAAGATTATCTAACGATGAACTTGTAAATAAAGCGATAAAGAATCAGGTAAAGTTGTTCAACTCTCAGAGAAAGAGTATATTAGGAAAAACTGACATACTGCAACAACGTATAAAGCAGTTAAATGATGAATTAGCAGGGCTAAATTTTCAACTAAATGCAGCCCATAAGCAATATGACTTGATAACTGAGGAGTTAGAAACAAAAAGACAATTACTTGATAGTGGCCATATAAGCAAACCACACATTTTAGCTTTAGAAAAACAGTTTGCTGAAATTGAGGGTAGAGTTGGACATTACCGTTCTGCAATATCTCAAGTACAGCAAAAGATTGGAGAAAATGAGTTAGAGATTATAAATGTGAAGAATGATGCTCAAGAAAGAGCAAATGCTGAGCTTAAGGAAGTTAATACATCTATTGCAGACTTAAAAGAGAGGCTGATGGTTGCTGAAGATTCGTTAGCACGTACAATAATTAAATCACCTCAAGATGGTATAGTTACAGATATAAGATACCACACTGAAGGTGGTGTTATACAATCTGGAGTTCCAATCATGAGTATAGTACCATCAGATGATGATCTAATAATAGATGCTAAAGTTCTAACCAGAAACATAGAAGAGATACTGTCAGCAAAAAAGAAAGATAGCAATATAGTCTCTATCGACGGACTAGAAGGGCTAAAAGTTAAAGTAAGGCTGAGCGCTTATAGTGCACGTCGCTTAAGTTTAATTAACGGTATAGTAAACCATATTTCCCCTGATGCTCTTGATGATCCAAGGATGGGGCGTTATTATTCAGTGCGAGTGGTGATACCAAAATCAGAACTTGCTCAATTTAAAAACGTATACCTATATCCTGGTATGCCAGCAGAAGTATATATAGTTACTCAATCCCGCACTCTTTTATCGTTCTTGTTTACACCTATAATTGCAACATTCGATAGATCTTTCATAGAGAGATAA
- a CDS encoding heme o synthase, giving the protein MYTSVLLNVESTILDFWHLLKPRIMYLVVFTAIAGMLAAPGSIHPFLALISLMCIALGSGSAGAINMWYDRDIDLLMERTKNRPIPSGRVSAESALEFGITLGILSVFIMAIAVNYVSAALLAISILFYVFVYTIWLKRRTPQNIVIGGAAGAFPPMIGWAVVTDSVSWESCILFLIIFMWTPPHFWALSLNRSEDYTKASIPMFNIVYGPEKTRKYILIYSVLLVLTSLLPALFLKKALFYLSMAMIEGYVFIWFAASVIRLKSHSSQKKMFSYSISYLFSLFASVIYCSIDLF; this is encoded by the coding sequence ATGTACACAAGTGTTTTGCTAAATGTTGAATCAACAATACTGGATTTTTGGCATTTGCTGAAGCCAAGGATAATGTACCTTGTAGTGTTTACTGCAATTGCTGGAATGCTTGCTGCACCAGGTAGCATTCATCCTTTCCTTGCACTAATATCTCTTATGTGCATTGCTCTTGGTTCAGGATCTGCAGGTGCAATAAATATGTGGTATGACAGAGATATAGACTTGCTTATGGAGAGAACAAAAAACCGCCCTATACCTTCAGGTAGAGTTTCTGCAGAAAGCGCGCTTGAATTTGGCATAACTCTTGGAATATTGTCAGTATTTATCATGGCAATAGCAGTGAACTATGTTTCTGCTGCTTTGCTTGCAATTAGCATATTATTTTATGTTTTTGTGTATACAATTTGGCTCAAAAGGCGTACTCCGCAGAATATTGTTATTGGTGGTGCAGCAGGTGCTTTTCCTCCAATGATTGGCTGGGCGGTTGTAACTGACTCTGTAAGCTGGGAAAGTTGTATTCTATTTTTAATAATTTTTATGTGGACTCCACCACATTTTTGGGCTCTATCCTTAAATAGATCTGAAGATTATACAAAAGCATCGATTCCAATGTTCAATATCGTTTATGGTCCAGAAAAAACGAGGAAATATATATTAATCTATAGCGTGTTACTCGTATTAACTAGCTTACTTCCAGCACTATTTTTGAAAAAGGCTCTATTTTACCTCAGTATGGCAATGATTGAAGGGTATGTTTTTATTTGGTTTGCTGCATCCGTTATAAGGCTTAAGAGTCATAGCTCGCAGAAAAAAATGTTTTCTTATTCGATTTCTTATCTATTTTCTCTGTTTGCCAGCGTTATTTACTGCTCTATTGATTTGTTTTAA
- the gatB gene encoding Asp-tRNA(Asn)/Glu-tRNA(Gln) amidotransferase subunit GatB, whose amino-acid sequence MTKENWETVIGLEVHAQVSSKTKLFSSSLTEFGTEHNTQVSLVDAAMPGTLPILNYSCIEQAICTGLAISAEINKCSYFDRKNYFYPDLPQGYQITQFFEPIVKNGKVFINNNEKEIRIARIHLEQDAGKSIHEESKTYIDLNRAGVALMEIVSEPDLRSSAEAAEFMKKLRQILRYIGSCDGDMEKGSLRCDANVSVRPKGSSTFGTRCEIKNLNSIRYIVQAIDYEAQRQIKILESGGEISQDTLLFDVTLGKTKVMRSKEDSSDYRYFPEPDLLPVEISQDKIDSIKSSLPELPDQKKLRYIEELGINEYDADVITSDKEIADYFEKLAKKHDSKIAVTWLTVELFGRLNKTNIDIVSSPIKADALSELLDFIVDGTISAKLGKQVFDIMFETGKPASLIIEEQDLKQITDTCQISEVIDTIINNNQDKVQEYKGGKTRLYGFFVGEVMKSTKGKASPDVVNLILSEKLKLSA is encoded by the coding sequence ATGACAAAAGAAAACTGGGAGACAGTAATTGGACTTGAGGTACACGCTCAGGTTTCTTCTAAGACAAAGCTATTTTCTAGTTCACTAACGGAATTTGGCACTGAGCACAATACTCAAGTTTCTCTAGTTGATGCAGCAATGCCAGGTACATTGCCAATATTAAATTATAGCTGCATAGAGCAAGCAATATGCACCGGACTTGCAATTTCTGCAGAAATTAATAAATGCTCTTACTTTGACCGGAAAAATTATTTTTATCCCGATTTACCACAAGGTTATCAAATAACCCAGTTCTTTGAGCCAATAGTTAAAAATGGCAAAGTTTTTATCAATAATAATGAAAAAGAAATAAGAATCGCAAGAATTCACTTAGAGCAAGATGCAGGAAAGAGTATTCATGAAGAAAGCAAAACTTACATAGATTTAAATCGTGCAGGTGTTGCTTTAATGGAAATTGTTTCAGAGCCAGATCTTCGTTCATCTGCAGAAGCTGCAGAATTCATGAAAAAGTTGAGGCAGATTTTGCGTTACATCGGTTCATGTGATGGTGATATGGAAAAGGGGTCACTTCGCTGTGATGCAAATGTTTCTGTTCGCCCAAAGGGCAGTAGCACATTTGGCACTCGTTGTGAAATAAAAAACTTAAATTCAATACGTTATATTGTACAAGCTATAGATTATGAAGCACAAAGGCAGATCAAAATTTTGGAAAGCGGAGGAGAAATAAGTCAAGATACCTTATTGTTTGATGTCACTTTAGGAAAAACAAAAGTGATGAGAAGCAAAGAAGATTCAAGTGACTATAGATATTTCCCTGAACCTGATTTACTACCTGTTGAAATAAGCCAAGACAAAATTGATTCTATTAAATCATCTTTACCCGAGTTGCCAGATCAAAAAAAACTTCGATACATAGAGGAATTAGGTATAAATGAATACGATGCAGACGTTATCACTTCTGATAAAGAAATTGCTGATTATTTTGAAAAATTAGCAAAAAAGCATGATTCAAAGATTGCAGTTACCTGGTTAACCGTCGAGCTTTTCGGTCGTTTAAATAAAACAAATATTGATATTGTTAGCTCTCCAATTAAAGCAGATGCTTTATCCGAACTCCTCGACTTTATCGTCGATGGAACGATCTCTGCTAAACTTGGTAAACAAGTTTTTGATATTATGTTTGAAACTGGAAAGCCTGCATCCCTTATTATAGAAGAGCAGGATCTCAAGCAAATAACTGACACATGTCAAATCTCAGAGGTAATAGATACAATCATCAATAACAACCAAGATAAAGTTCAAGAATATAAGGGTGGTAAAACAAGATTGTATGGATTCTTTGTTGGTGAAGTTATGAAATCTACCAAAGGAAAAGCTAGCCCTGATGTCGTAAACTTGATTTTGAGTGAAAAATTAAAATTGAGTGCCTAG
- a CDS encoding tyrosine-type recombinase/integrase, whose product MDLGSIIEKWYDWLKYNRSYSPNTLESYMRDLKDLISFLNTHIGEEVNVGSLEKLSIPELRSWFTSRYTRGVNARSNTRALSVIRNFFKYIKNNYEINNEAVFSLSRPIQRRTLPKALSISNIETLLKEMKLPDLGEPWVVKREIAIVVLLYGTGLRITEALNLKVSDISNESLIVTGKGDKQRQVFILPVVKKCIQKYIKACPHFDEAGHLFVGVRGKKLGRTYVANRLQKIRRFLNLPEILSPHAFRHSFATHLLQEDIDIRSIQQLLGHSSLETTQVYTHLNYQDVFNMYKNFQKSLNKKSKS is encoded by the coding sequence GTGGACCTCGGTTCAATCATTGAAAAATGGTATGATTGGCTAAAGTACAACAGGTCTTACTCACCAAACACTTTGGAGTCATACATGAGGGACCTCAAAGATCTTATAAGTTTCCTAAATACTCACATTGGTGAAGAAGTAAATGTTGGCTCTTTAGAAAAATTAAGCATACCTGAACTGAGAAGTTGGTTTACCTCTCGTTATACAAGAGGTGTAAATGCGAGATCTAACACTCGCGCATTATCAGTAATCAGAAATTTTTTCAAATATATAAAAAACAATTATGAAATAAATAATGAAGCGGTATTTTCTTTATCAAGGCCAATTCAGAGAAGAACTCTACCTAAAGCACTTTCAATATCTAACATAGAAACTCTATTGAAAGAAATGAAATTGCCTGATCTAGGCGAGCCTTGGGTGGTAAAAAGAGAAATTGCAATTGTCGTTCTGCTATATGGTACGGGTTTAAGAATCACTGAAGCATTGAATCTTAAGGTTAGTGATATTAGCAATGAAAGTTTAATAGTAACAGGTAAGGGAGATAAACAAAGGCAGGTATTTATTCTTCCAGTAGTAAAAAAGTGTATACAAAAATATATAAAAGCTTGTCCCCACTTTGACGAAGCGGGACATCTTTTTGTGGGGGTAAGAGGAAAAAAATTGGGAAGAACTTATGTTGCTAATCGTTTGCAAAAAATAAGAAGATTTTTAAACTTACCAGAAATTTTATCTCCACATGCATTTCGCCATAGTTTTGCTACTCATTTGCTTCAGGAAGATATTGATATAAGATCAATACAACAGCTGCTTGGCCATTCAAGCCTTGAAACTACTCAAGTTTACACTCACCTAAATTATCAAGATGTCTTCAATATGTATAAAAACTTTCAGAAGAGTTTGAATAAAAAATCAAAATCTTAA
- the hemJ gene encoding protoporphyrinogen oxidase HemJ, producing MDYYHWLEAFHVISVIMWVAGMLYLPRLYVYHASVKPGSENDSLLQIMEKRLLRYIINPAMLFSLSFGIMLMIIREAYREGWFHVKALALFLMFAIHGLLAKHRKNFAVGLNKKTHVYFRVLNEAVTVLIIIIVIMVVVKPF from the coding sequence ATGGACTACTATCACTGGCTTGAAGCTTTTCACGTTATCTCTGTAATTATGTGGGTGGCAGGTATGCTCTATTTGCCAAGGCTTTATGTTTACCATGCATCTGTAAAACCAGGGTCAGAAAATGACAGCTTACTTCAAATAATGGAGAAGAGACTCCTTAGATATATCATAAACCCTGCAATGCTTTTCTCGCTTAGTTTTGGAATTATGCTAATGATTATTAGGGAAGCATACCGCGAAGGGTGGTTTCATGTAAAAGCGCTAGCATTATTCTTAATGTTTGCTATTCATGGCCTACTTGCAAAACATAGAAAAAATTTTGCAGTGGGCTTGAATAAGAAAACTCACGTTTATTTTCGTGTTTTAAACGAAGCAGTAACAGTGTTAATAATAATTATAGTTATCATGGTTGTTGTAAAACCGTTTTGA
- the rnhA gene encoding ribonuclease HI codes for MKKKEVTIYTDGACSGNPGTGGWAAIILFQNHRKNICGREENTTNNRMELTAVINGLKVLKFPCNISLYTDSLYIKYGITEWINKWKMNGWKTSNKKSVKNIELWKELDDVALQHEINWKWVKAHNGDKYNEEADSLARKAIIDA; via the coding sequence ATGAAGAAAAAGGAAGTGACAATATACACAGATGGAGCATGCTCTGGTAACCCAGGGACAGGAGGGTGGGCAGCAATCATATTATTTCAAAATCATAGAAAGAACATCTGTGGTAGAGAAGAAAATACTACAAATAATAGAATGGAGTTAACAGCAGTGATCAATGGACTGAAGGTATTAAAATTTCCTTGTAATATCAGTTTGTATACGGATAGCCTCTATATTAAATACGGTATAACAGAATGGATAAATAAGTGGAAAATGAACGGCTGGAAGACAAGTAATAAGAAGTCAGTAAAAAATATAGAATTATGGAAAGAATTAGACGATGTTGCTTTGCAACATGAGATTAACTGGAAGTGGGTGAAAGCGCATAATGGTGATAAATACAATGAAGAAGCCGACAGCTTAGCAAGAAAAGCAATAATCGATGCTTAA
- the coxB gene encoding cytochrome c oxidase subunit II, with protein sequence MVKLFALLIMFYSNISIASAPTSWQFGFPAPATEMMEAVVKLHSFVMSVMIAIMLFVWALLAYIVFRFRKGKVKNVSKITHNIFVEIIWFVIPTIIVGVLAFKNAELIKLQEKVPKADITLKVIGHQWYWSYQYPEYQGISFDSYIKGKEDFTERDLKLFSVDNNVILPINTNIRLQVTAGDVIHSWGIPAFGIKIDAIPGRLNEAWFNVTKPGIYYGQCYELCGQGHGFMPIVVEAVSKEDFNKWIEDKKLVS encoded by the coding sequence ATGGTGAAGTTATTTGCATTATTGATAATGTTTTACTCAAACATATCAATTGCTTCTGCTCCTACTTCTTGGCAATTTGGATTTCCTGCGCCTGCAACTGAGATGATGGAGGCTGTAGTTAAGTTACATTCGTTTGTGATGAGTGTAATGATTGCAATTATGCTTTTTGTATGGGCCCTGCTTGCTTATATAGTATTTCGCTTTCGTAAGGGCAAAGTGAAAAATGTCAGTAAAATAACTCATAATATCTTTGTAGAAATTATCTGGTTTGTTATACCAACGATTATTGTTGGGGTATTGGCTTTTAAAAATGCTGAATTAATTAAACTACAGGAGAAAGTGCCAAAAGCTGACATAACACTAAAAGTTATTGGTCATCAATGGTATTGGAGTTACCAGTACCCAGAATATCAAGGTATTTCATTTGACAGCTATATAAAAGGAAAAGAAGACTTTACCGAAAGAGATTTAAAACTATTCTCTGTTGATAATAACGTTATTTTACCTATCAATACTAATATTCGTTTACAAGTGACAGCAGGAGATGTAATACATAGCTGGGGAATACCGGCTTTTGGTATAAAAATTGATGCAATACCAGGTAGGCTGAATGAAGCATGGTTTAACGTTACAAAGCCCGGTATTTATTATGGGCAATGTTATGAACTATGTGGTCAAGGTCATGGATTTATGCCAATTGTTGTTGAAGCAGTGAGTAAAGAAGATTTTAATAAGTGGATTGAAGATAAAAAATTAGTAAGTTAA
- the pdhA gene encoding pyruvate dehydrogenase (acetyl-transferring) E1 component subunit alpha — MKAGNFTKEQVIGFYRKMLLIRRFEEKAGQLYGMGLIGGFCHLSIGQEAVAVGTQAASKPGDAFITSYRDHGLMLSCDSDPNVVMAELTGKETGCSKGKGGSMHIFDVEKNFFGGHGIVGAQVPIGTGIAFANKYKKKDNVVFTYFGDGAANQGQVYESFNMAALWKLPVVYIIENNEYAMGTSVQRSTLVTELYKRGESFGIPGKQVDGMDFFSVYEITSEIAEHVRGGKGPLLLEMKTYRYRGHSMSDPATYRSKEEVEDMKQNHDPISTLKQYITDNKIASDEECKAIDKEIRDLVKKSEDFAKNSKEPGIDELYTDVYKFVS; from the coding sequence ATGAAAGCAGGAAATTTCACTAAAGAGCAAGTGATTGGGTTCTACAGAAAAATGCTTCTAATACGCAGATTTGAGGAAAAAGCAGGACAATTATACGGAATGGGATTAATAGGCGGATTCTGTCACTTATCAATAGGGCAAGAAGCAGTTGCAGTTGGGACTCAAGCTGCATCAAAACCTGGTGATGCTTTTATCACAAGCTATAGAGACCATGGCTTAATGCTCTCATGTGATTCTGATCCAAATGTTGTAATGGCAGAACTCACGGGCAAAGAAACAGGATGTTCAAAAGGCAAAGGTGGCTCCATGCACATATTTGATGTTGAAAAAAATTTCTTTGGTGGACATGGAATAGTAGGTGCACAAGTCCCAATTGGTACAGGAATAGCATTTGCTAATAAATACAAGAAAAAAGATAACGTTGTATTCACATATTTTGGTGACGGTGCTGCAAATCAAGGACAAGTATATGAATCATTTAATATGGCAGCTTTATGGAAATTACCTGTGGTTTACATCATAGAAAATAACGAATACGCAATGGGAACTTCTGTGCAAAGATCAACTTTAGTAACTGAACTATATAAAAGAGGAGAGAGTTTTGGTATTCCTGGAAAACAAGTTGATGGAATGGATTTTTTCTCTGTCTATGAGATAACAAGTGAAATAGCTGAGCACGTACGTGGGGGAAAAGGACCTCTCTTGCTTGAAATGAAGACATATAGATATCGTGGCCATTCGATGTCAGATCCTGCTACTTATCGCTCAAAAGAAGAAGTTGAAGATATGAAGCAAAATCATGATCCTATAAGCACCTTAAAGCAGTATATAACAGACAATAAAATCGCTTCTGATGAAGAATGCAAAGCTATTGATAAGGAAATACGAGATTTAGTAAAAAAGTCAGAAGATTTTGCTAAAAATAGTAAAGAGCCAGGCATTGATGAACTATATACTGATGTTTATAAATTTGTTAGCTAA